In Rhineura floridana isolate rRhiFlo1 chromosome 6, rRhiFlo1.hap2, whole genome shotgun sequence, one genomic interval encodes:
- the FAM217B gene encoding protein FAM217B isoform X2, producing MRSTKEKECSSGGKNHPSAKELKKSLPQIRPSPSRLGKNVSSATKKTSCHATENRQTTIHYKEKQQVGENLQENRTPQLKKQPQVRKHYEAGWSKIPSVGKDASWSDSTRTEDMLIQSFYCKRKGNSEGNSEGLLAEAASYSPVYQSTSADAMFLDFESVRIMKDDSDQDSASDLSDSERIPIPPSPCTPPELNLRAEEIDPLCFEHLFDAKFKQPDYYYPDFLPPPFNTWDLKGLAAFVNTECKSEPRPEPAGVLEKYVDRLLELEWLQMQTIQAEKGKAAKARPQTAPSALRTLKSPGKSKSLHSPLPKKQPTAHESFLKLSASHSGHRRDLHGVGTSQVVPCEGQLKTAEAACGCSAHPRRPGEARKRSTAKQQVVSKHPSESSSMIQGPGNIRPPKQPSSFHGSAPPLKGLPPYTCTNPKKNGNANNYIPAKKVSTEKKLKANGVKQTPCKFK from the exons ATGAGATCCACAAAGGAAAAGGAATG TTCCAGTGGAGGAAAGAACCATCCGAGTGCCAAGGAACTAAAGAAATCACTGCCACAGATAAGACCTTCTCCCAGCAGGCTTGGCAAAAATGTTTCATCTGCTACTAAAAAG ACTTCCTGTCATGCAACAGAAAATAGGCAGACAACTATTcactacaaagaaaaacaacaagttGGTGAAAATCTCCAAGAAAACAG AACGCCACAGTTAAAAAAGCAGCCTCAAGTAAGAAAGCATTATGAGGCCGGATGGAGCAAAATCCCTTCGGTGGGTAAGGATGCCTCCTGGAGTGATTCCACCAGAACAGAAGATATGCTGATTCAGAGCTTTTATTGCAAACGAAAAGGCAATTCAGAGGGAAACTCTGAAGGGCTTTTGGCTGAAGCAGCTTCCTACAGCCCTGTATATCAAAGCACCTCTGCTGATGCAATGTTTCTTGACTTTGAATCTGTGCGGATTATGAAAGACGATTCTGACCAGGACAGCGCCAGTGACCTTTCCGACTCGGAGAGAATTCCCATTCCCCCTTCGCCTTGCACGCCACCGGAGCTCAACCTGCGAGCGGAAGAAATAGACCCGCTTTGCTTCGAGCACCTCTTTGACGCAAAATTTAAGCAACCCGATTACTATTACCCTGACTTCCTGCCACCCCCTTTCAACACCTGGGACTTGAAAGGGCTGGCGGCATTTGTCAACACAGAGTGCAAATCGGAGCCGCGGCCAGAGCCGGCGGGAGTTCTTGAGAAGTATGTTGACCGGCTTTTGGAGCTGGAGTGGCTGCAGATGCAAACAATTCAGGCTGAGAAAGGAAAGGCAGCCAAAGCTAGGCCTCAGACTGCTCCTAGTGCCCTTCGGACCTTAAAAAGCCCTGGCAAAAGCAAATCATTGCATAGTCCTTTGCCAAAGAAACAACCGACTGCCCATGAAAGCTTTCTGAAACTATCCGCCAGCCATTCCGGCCACAGAAGAGACTTGCATGGGGTAGGAACCAGCCAGGTTGTTCCCTGTGAAGGTCAGCTGAAAACAGCTGAAGCAGCATGTGGCTGCTCAGCTCATCCGAGACGACCTGGTGAAGCAAGAAAGCGGTCAACAGCCAAGCAGCAAGTTGTCAGTAAGCATCCGTCTGAGAGTAGCTCTAtgattcagggacctggcaacatTAGACCTCCCAAGCAACCCTCTTCATTCCATGGTTCAGCTCCTCCCCTCAAGGGACTACCACCCTACACATGCACAAATCCCAAGAAGAATGGAAATGCTAATAATTACATTCCTGCCAAAAAAGTTTCAACAGAGAAGAAGCTAAAAGCAAATGGCGTGAAGCAAACACCATGTAAATTTAAATAA
- the FAM217B gene encoding protein FAM217B isoform X1 — translation MGPGIFHEYPFLLRRGSLLQQEARVHEIHKGKGMVTSSGGKNHPSAKELKKSLPQIRPSPSRLGKNVSSATKKTSCHATENRQTTIHYKEKQQVGENLQENRTPQLKKQPQVRKHYEAGWSKIPSVGKDASWSDSTRTEDMLIQSFYCKRKGNSEGNSEGLLAEAASYSPVYQSTSADAMFLDFESVRIMKDDSDQDSASDLSDSERIPIPPSPCTPPELNLRAEEIDPLCFEHLFDAKFKQPDYYYPDFLPPPFNTWDLKGLAAFVNTECKSEPRPEPAGVLEKYVDRLLELEWLQMQTIQAEKGKAAKARPQTAPSALRTLKSPGKSKSLHSPLPKKQPTAHESFLKLSASHSGHRRDLHGVGTSQVVPCEGQLKTAEAACGCSAHPRRPGEARKRSTAKQQVVSKHPSESSSMIQGPGNIRPPKQPSSFHGSAPPLKGLPPYTCTNPKKNGNANNYIPAKKVSTEKKLKANGVKQTPCKFK, via the exons ATGGGACCGGGCATTTTTCACGAGTATCCCTTTTTGCTGCGCAGAGGAAGCCTGCTGCAACAAGAAGCTCGGGTCCATGAGATCCACAAAGGAAAAGGAATGGTAAC TTCCAGTGGAGGAAAGAACCATCCGAGTGCCAAGGAACTAAAGAAATCACTGCCACAGATAAGACCTTCTCCCAGCAGGCTTGGCAAAAATGTTTCATCTGCTACTAAAAAG ACTTCCTGTCATGCAACAGAAAATAGGCAGACAACTATTcactacaaagaaaaacaacaagttGGTGAAAATCTCCAAGAAAACAG AACGCCACAGTTAAAAAAGCAGCCTCAAGTAAGAAAGCATTATGAGGCCGGATGGAGCAAAATCCCTTCGGTGGGTAAGGATGCCTCCTGGAGTGATTCCACCAGAACAGAAGATATGCTGATTCAGAGCTTTTATTGCAAACGAAAAGGCAATTCAGAGGGAAACTCTGAAGGGCTTTTGGCTGAAGCAGCTTCCTACAGCCCTGTATATCAAAGCACCTCTGCTGATGCAATGTTTCTTGACTTTGAATCTGTGCGGATTATGAAAGACGATTCTGACCAGGACAGCGCCAGTGACCTTTCCGACTCGGAGAGAATTCCCATTCCCCCTTCGCCTTGCACGCCACCGGAGCTCAACCTGCGAGCGGAAGAAATAGACCCGCTTTGCTTCGAGCACCTCTTTGACGCAAAATTTAAGCAACCCGATTACTATTACCCTGACTTCCTGCCACCCCCTTTCAACACCTGGGACTTGAAAGGGCTGGCGGCATTTGTCAACACAGAGTGCAAATCGGAGCCGCGGCCAGAGCCGGCGGGAGTTCTTGAGAAGTATGTTGACCGGCTTTTGGAGCTGGAGTGGCTGCAGATGCAAACAATTCAGGCTGAGAAAGGAAAGGCAGCCAAAGCTAGGCCTCAGACTGCTCCTAGTGCCCTTCGGACCTTAAAAAGCCCTGGCAAAAGCAAATCATTGCATAGTCCTTTGCCAAAGAAACAACCGACTGCCCATGAAAGCTTTCTGAAACTATCCGCCAGCCATTCCGGCCACAGAAGAGACTTGCATGGGGTAGGAACCAGCCAGGTTGTTCCCTGTGAAGGTCAGCTGAAAACAGCTGAAGCAGCATGTGGCTGCTCAGCTCATCCGAGACGACCTGGTGAAGCAAGAAAGCGGTCAACAGCCAAGCAGCAAGTTGTCAGTAAGCATCCGTCTGAGAGTAGCTCTAtgattcagggacctggcaacatTAGACCTCCCAAGCAACCCTCTTCATTCCATGGTTCAGCTCCTCCCCTCAAGGGACTACCACCCTACACATGCACAAATCCCAAGAAGAATGGAAATGCTAATAATTACATTCCTGCCAAAAAAGTTTCAACAGAGAAGAAGCTAAAAGCAAATGGCGTGAAGCAAACACCATGTAAATTTAAATAA
- the PPP1R3D gene encoding protein phosphatase 1 regulatory subunit 3D: MSRQSLSSGAAVSARAVGPPEQMVLRTPRRSHSYLSDLYQNMLQEEKARRVEQRRCQHGSNSASILNVSVSEKMQQRHPQSTTVTSCDPHLRPIMRRRARSLPSSPERRRRMTAPCRVPGCNTRRNRVRFADALGLELAEVKVFQAGEDPSIPLHVLSRLSINSDLCCSRLDLEFTMQCLVPNFQQPADCEDFLSRLQEQQVCLERVTSSDLGLNGTLKVVNVAFEKQVAVRYTFNHWRGQHEVNAQWHSSVPGKEGQAQADVFTFFLPVAPFLLQLSSVVEFALLYRVGGQEYWDNNRGKNYSLTCRSHPLKMPRECEESWIHFI, from the coding sequence ATGTCTCGGCAGAGTTTGTCATCAGGAGCAGCAGTGTCCGCTCGAGCTGTTGGCCCTCCAGAGCAAATGGTGTTGAGAACCCCACGGAGGAGCCACAGCTACCTCTCTGATCTCTATCAGAACATGCTGCAGGAAGAGAAAGCCCGGCGTGTGGAGCAGAGGAGGTGCCAGCATGGCAGCAACAGTGCCAGCATCCTGAATGTCTCTGTCAGTGAGAAGATGCAGCAGAGGCATCCTCAGAGCACCACGGTGACGAGCTGTGACCCACACCTTAGGCCCATCATGCGCCGCCGGGCCAGGTCCTTGCCCAGTTCtccggagaggaggaggaggatgacagCACCATGCCGTGTCCCAGGGTGCAACACCCGCAGGAACAGAGTCAGGTTTGCAGATGCGCTAGGTTTGGAGCTGGCTGAAGTGAAAGTGTTCCAAGCAGGGGAAGATCCATCTATTCCTCTGCATGTTCTCTCTAGGCTGTCCATCAACTCTGATCTTTGCTGCAGCCGATTGGACCTGGAGTTTACTATGCAGTGCCTGGTGCCCAACTTCCAACAACCTGCTGACTGCGAAGACTTCCTCAGCCGCCTGCAGGAGCAGCAGGTGTGCCTTGAGCGAGTGACCAGCTCAGATCTAGGTCTGAATGGCACCCTCAAGGTTGTCAATGTTGCCTTTGAGAAGCAGGTAGCTGTACGCTACACCTTCAATCACTGGAGGGGTCAGCATGAAGTAaatgctcagtggcacagcagtgTTCCCGGCAAGGAAGGGCAGGCTCAAGCGGATGTCTTCACCTTCTTTCTTCCTGTggctcctttcctcctccagctGAGCTCAGTGGTTGAGTTTGCACTACTGTACCGAGTTGGCGGGCAGGAGTATTGGGACAACAATCGAGGCAAGAACTACAGCCTCACATGTAGGAGTCACCCACTTAAGATGCCCAGAGAATGTGAAGAAAGCTGGATTCACTTCATCTAA
- the LOC133386505 gene encoding R-spondin-2-like, with translation MQFCLFSFALIILNCMDYFHCQGGRWRLSKRANYGPNPICKDCLSCSKDNGCIRCQHNLFFLRREGMRQYRECLNSCPPGYYGLQAPDMNRCSRCRIENCDSCFSRDFCTKCKPGFFLYRGRCFEECPDGFAPLEETMECVEGCEVAPWGTCSRNNKTCGFKWGLETRTRQIVKKPAKDTIPCPTIEEPRRCKMALRHCPGEYSKASGETFQTSQNSL, from the coding sequence ATGCAGTTCTGCTTGTTCTCCTTTGCCCTGATCATCCTGAACTGTATGGATTACTTTCACTGCCAAGGCGGCCGCTGGAGACTCAGCAAGAGAGCTAACTATGGACCAAATCCAATTTGCAAAGATTGCTTGTCTTGTTCAAAGGACAATGGATGCATCAGATGTCAGCATAATTTGTTCTTTCTGCGAAGAGAAGGAATGAGACAATATAGGGAATGCTTGAATTCCTGCCCACCAGGGTACTACGGTCTCCAAGCCCCAGACATGAACAGATGTTCAAGATGCAGAATAGAGAACTGTGACTCTTGCTTCAGTCGAGATTTTTGCACCAAGTGCAAGCCTGGGTTTTTTCTCTACCGAGGTCGATGCTTCGAAGAATGCCCTGATGGCTTTGCGCCATTAGAGGAGACCATGGAATGTGTGGAAGGTTGCGAAGTGGCCCCTTGGGGGACGTGCAGCAGAAACAACAAAACATGTGGATTTAAGTGGGGTTTGGAAACCAGGACAAGGCAAATTGTGAAAAAGCCAGCAAAGGACACGATACCATGCCCAACCATTGAAGAGCCTAGAAGATGTAAAATGGCCCTGAGGCACTGTCCAGGAGAATATTCAAAAGCCAGTGGGGAAACATTTCAAACCTCCCAGAACAGTCTGTAA